One window of the Amycolatopsis mediterranei genome contains the following:
- a CDS encoding response regulator produces MIRVVVVDDQELMRVGFRMVLGAQADIDVVGEAGDGAQAIELAERLRPDVVLMDVRMPVLDGVEATKRIVADGTARVLVMTTFDLDEYVYAALQGGASGFLLKDTQPDHLVSALRAVASGDAVVSPSVTRRLLDRFVGTGGSPMRDTAELDVLTDREREVLVLIAKGMSNLEIADALFLSEATVKTHVGRILAKLELRDRVQAVVLAYETGLARPGIA; encoded by the coding sequence GTGATCCGGGTGGTGGTCGTCGACGACCAGGAACTGATGCGCGTCGGGTTCCGGATGGTGCTGGGTGCGCAGGCCGACATCGACGTCGTCGGCGAGGCGGGCGACGGCGCGCAGGCCATCGAGCTGGCCGAACGGCTGCGTCCCGACGTCGTGCTGATGGACGTCCGGATGCCGGTGCTCGACGGCGTCGAGGCGACGAAGCGGATCGTCGCCGACGGCACCGCGCGCGTGCTCGTGATGACGACGTTCGACCTCGACGAGTACGTCTACGCGGCGTTGCAGGGCGGCGCGAGCGGGTTCCTGCTCAAGGACACCCAGCCCGACCACCTGGTGTCGGCGCTGCGCGCGGTCGCTTCGGGTGACGCGGTGGTGTCGCCGTCGGTGACCCGGCGGCTCCTGGACCGCTTCGTCGGCACCGGCGGCTCCCCGATGCGGGACACCGCCGAGCTGGACGTGCTGACCGACCGCGAGCGCGAGGTGCTCGTGCTGATCGCCAAGGGCATGTCCAACCTGGAGATCGCCGACGCGCTGTTCCTGTCCGAGGCGACGGTGAAGACGCACGTCGGGCGGATCCTGGCGAAGCTGGAGCTGCGAGATCGGGTGCAGGCCGTGGTGCTGGCCTACGAAACCGGTCTCGCGCGCCCCGGCATCGCCTGA
- a CDS encoding nucleotide exchange factor GrpE, which translates to MAWFRKDGTERGSAASDTDVHPLQQQVAVSSSGLRPEPGAPPPGTAEKTEADLERALADRQALIQMCLYALDRARSGGVVERLEEGLAAIGVQALRPDGERFDPARHEAGGAVPTEDPALDGVVAETEVTGFADHDRLLRAPIVTVYAKKNP; encoded by the coding sequence ATGGCGTGGTTTCGCAAGGACGGAACCGAGCGCGGTTCCGCCGCGTCGGACACCGATGTGCACCCCTTGCAGCAGCAGGTAGCTGTGTCTTCGTCGGGGCTTCGCCCCGAGCCGGGGGCTCCGCCACCCGGAACCGCCGAAAAAACCGAGGCGGACCTCGAGCGAGCACTCGCAGATCGCCAGGCGCTGATCCAGATGTGCCTGTACGCCCTGGACCGCGCCCGCAGCGGCGGTGTCGTCGAACGGCTGGAAGAGGGGCTTGCCGCGATCGGCGTCCAGGCTCTCCGGCCCGACGGCGAGCGGTTCGACCCCGCCCGCCACGAAGCGGGCGGCGCGGTCCCGACCGAAGACCCCGCGCTCGACGGCGTCGTCGCGGAAACCGAGGTCACCGGCTTCGCCGACCACGACCGCCTGCTGCGCGCCCCGATCGTCACCGTCTACGCGAAGAAGAATCCGTGA
- a CDS encoding phosphoenolpyruvate carboxykinase (GTP) produces MTAVAIPGLDTAPTTHTGVLSFVREVAELTNPDRVVWVDGSDEEAARINQELVEAGTFVQLKSKPNSFWATSDPNDVARVEDRTFICSERPEDAGPTNNWMDPAEMKATMTELFRGSMRGRTMYVIPFCMGPLGDDNPKLGIEITDFAYVVASMRVMTRAGKAALEKFVAPDGSEREFVPALHSVGHPLEPGEKDVSWPCNETKYISHFPEERAIWSYGSGYGGNSLLGKKCYSLRIASVMARDEGWLAEHMLILKLISPEEKVHYVAAAFPSACGKTNLAMLQPTIPGWRAETLGDDIAWMRFGEDGRLYAVNPEFGFFGVAPGTDWHTNPNAMRTIEKGNTVFTNVALTDDGDIWWEGMENKPEHATSWKHQDWTPDSDEKAAHPNSRYCTPMSQCPILAPEWDDPKGVPISAILFGGRRKTTVPLVNEARDWQHGVFMGATMSSETTAAAAGAVGNVRRDPMAMLPFLGYHAGDYFKHWLTLGKNADANKLPKIFYVNWFRRGDDGRFLWPGFGENSRILKWVVERVEGKGNAVETPVGFVPRAEDLDTEGLTEPIEDIQAALDVKPEEWREELPLIEEWFAKIGDRVPTSLRDELDALAQRLR; encoded by the coding sequence ATGACCGCAGTCGCCATCCCCGGACTGGACACCGCGCCGACGACGCACACCGGCGTGCTGTCCTTCGTCCGGGAGGTCGCCGAACTGACCAACCCGGACCGCGTGGTGTGGGTCGACGGGTCTGACGAAGAAGCCGCCCGGATCAACCAGGAGCTGGTCGAGGCGGGCACGTTCGTGCAGCTCAAGTCGAAGCCGAACTCCTTCTGGGCCACTTCCGACCCGAACGACGTCGCCCGCGTGGAAGACCGGACCTTCATCTGCTCGGAGCGTCCCGAGGACGCCGGTCCGACCAACAACTGGATGGACCCGGCCGAGATGAAGGCCACCATGACCGAGCTGTTCCGCGGCTCGATGCGCGGCCGCACGATGTACGTCATCCCGTTCTGCATGGGTCCGCTCGGCGACGACAATCCCAAGCTGGGTATCGAAATCACGGATTTCGCCTACGTCGTCGCTTCGATGCGCGTGATGACCCGCGCCGGCAAGGCGGCGCTCGAGAAGTTCGTCGCGCCGGACGGCAGCGAGCGCGAATTCGTGCCCGCGCTGCACTCCGTCGGCCACCCGCTCGAACCGGGCGAGAAGGACGTTTCCTGGCCCTGCAACGAAACGAAGTACATTTCGCACTTCCCCGAGGAGCGCGCGATCTGGAGCTACGGCTCGGGTTACGGCGGCAACTCCCTGCTGGGCAAGAAGTGCTACTCGCTGCGCATCGCGTCGGTGATGGCCCGTGACGAGGGCTGGCTCGCTGAGCACATGCTGATCCTCAAGCTGATCTCGCCCGAGGAGAAGGTGCACTACGTCGCGGCCGCGTTCCCGAGCGCCTGCGGCAAGACCAACCTCGCCATGCTGCAGCCGACCATCCCGGGCTGGCGCGCCGAGACGCTGGGCGACGACATCGCCTGGATGCGCTTCGGCGAGGACGGCCGCCTGTACGCGGTCAACCCCGAGTTCGGCTTCTTCGGCGTCGCGCCGGGCACCGACTGGCACACCAACCCGAACGCCATGCGCACGATCGAGAAGGGCAACACGGTCTTCACGAACGTCGCCCTGACCGACGACGGCGACATCTGGTGGGAGGGCATGGAGAACAAGCCCGAGCACGCGACCTCGTGGAAGCACCAGGACTGGACGCCGGACTCGGACGAGAAGGCCGCCCACCCGAACTCGCGCTACTGCACGCCGATGTCGCAGTGCCCGATCCTCGCGCCGGAGTGGGACGACCCGAAGGGCGTGCCGATCTCGGCGATCCTGTTCGGCGGCCGCCGCAAGACCACCGTGCCGCTGGTGAACGAGGCCCGCGACTGGCAGCACGGCGTGTTCATGGGCGCCACGATGTCGTCGGAGACCACCGCCGCGGCGGCCGGCGCGGTCGGCAACGTGCGCCGCGACCCGATGGCGATGCTGCCGTTCCTCGGCTACCACGCCGGTGACTACTTCAAGCACTGGCTGACCCTGGGCAAGAACGCCGACGCGAACAAGCTGCCGAAGATCTTCTACGTCAACTGGTTCCGCCGCGGCGACGACGGCCGGTTCCTGTGGCCGGGCTTCGGCGAGAACTCGCGGATCCTCAAGTGGGTCGTCGAGCGCGTCGAGGGCAAGGGCAACGCCGTCGAGACGCCGGTCGGCTTCGTGCCGCGCGCCGAGGACCTCGACACCGAGGGCCTGACCGAGCCGATCGAAGACATCCAGGCCGCCCTGGACGTCAAGCCCGAGGAGTGGCGCGAGGAGCTGCCGCTGATCGAGGAGTGGTTCGCCAAGATCGGCGACCGCGTCCCGACGTCGCTGCGTGACGAGCTCGACGCCCTGGCCCAGCGCCTGCGCTGA
- a CDS encoding dynamin family protein, producing MSAPTAPSLPTQVAATRDQLLTVVRDADPDAARWVESVRKARPKKPAVVVVGETNRGKSSLVNALLARPGLSPVDADVATATYLVFDHADTWGAHACYPGQLAPVPIGIGQLINWVSAAHELPPGQIPPRYVEVTGPVPLLERLSLVDTPGVGGLDSMHGELAKEAAAGATALLFVVDASAPFTSTELQFLRDVGERVETVVFALTKVDMFRGWREVMEADRQLLREHAPRFADAVFHPVSARLFETAAKAPNEQLAAMLREKSGVAAIQMALQELLVGRSAMLGEANTLRALSSALGELKAKLQAESRALSAGEAEAEQLRERRDQLQAERRTSTRGWQLKLRGEVQRTRVEVGHESARQMRDAQTHFRQLIDAAKRDELAALPQQVDIALQTTSQRISMLLSQRLNQVTNVSLSELFSPEELDVIRAQFARAGGPPVVLRPPDKKPPTAEDKLLVFMGISGGVGAGKVAALPLAGVAILNPVVLPATIIIGLGAGWWMARTRKHAADKQHMKQWLVEAIADARSTLDQLVAEQLIEAEQQLSMALDEALGRRIDAIEAELKEVDKTIKMGAQERAKKIAVVSKRLKEVSDGRERAEAFLTRIRALRDKTA from the coding sequence GTGAGCGCACCGACCGCGCCGAGCCTGCCCACGCAGGTCGCCGCGACCCGAGACCAGCTGCTGACCGTCGTCCGCGATGCCGATCCGGATGCCGCCAGGTGGGTCGAGAGCGTCCGGAAGGCCCGGCCGAAGAAGCCGGCCGTCGTGGTCGTCGGCGAAACGAACCGTGGGAAGAGTTCGCTGGTCAACGCGCTGCTGGCGCGGCCGGGCCTGTCTCCTGTGGACGCCGACGTCGCCACCGCGACCTACCTGGTGTTCGACCACGCCGACACCTGGGGCGCGCACGCCTGCTACCCCGGCCAGCTCGCCCCGGTGCCGATCGGCATCGGCCAGCTGATCAACTGGGTGTCCGCCGCCCACGAGCTGCCGCCGGGGCAGATCCCGCCGCGGTACGTCGAGGTCACCGGGCCGGTGCCGCTGCTGGAACGGCTTTCGCTGGTCGACACGCCGGGGGTCGGCGGGCTCGACTCGATGCACGGCGAGCTCGCCAAGGAGGCCGCCGCGGGCGCCACCGCGCTGCTCTTCGTCGTCGACGCGTCGGCCCCGTTCACCTCGACCGAGCTGCAGTTCCTGCGCGACGTCGGCGAGCGCGTGGAGACCGTCGTGTTCGCGCTGACCAAGGTCGATATGTTCCGCGGCTGGCGCGAGGTCATGGAGGCCGACCGGCAGCTGCTGCGCGAACACGCGCCCCGCTTCGCCGACGCGGTGTTCCACCCGGTGTCGGCGCGGCTGTTCGAGACCGCGGCGAAGGCGCCCAACGAGCAGCTGGCCGCGATGCTGCGGGAGAAGTCCGGGGTCGCGGCCATCCAGATGGCGTTGCAGGAGCTGCTCGTCGGCCGCTCGGCGATGCTCGGCGAGGCGAACACGCTGCGTGCGCTGTCGAGTGCGCTCGGCGAGCTCAAGGCGAAGCTGCAGGCCGAGAGCCGGGCGCTGTCGGCGGGCGAGGCCGAGGCCGAGCAGCTGCGCGAGCGCCGCGACCAGCTGCAGGCCGAGCGGCGGACGTCGACCCGCGGCTGGCAGCTGAAGCTGCGCGGCGAGGTGCAGCGCACCCGCGTCGAGGTCGGGCACGAGAGCGCCCGGCAGATGCGGGACGCGCAGACCCACTTCCGCCAGCTGATCGACGCGGCCAAGCGCGACGAGCTGGCCGCGCTGCCCCAGCAGGTCGACATCGCGCTGCAGACGACGTCCCAGCGGATTTCGATGCTGCTCTCGCAGCGCCTGAACCAGGTCACCAACGTCTCGCTGTCGGAGCTGTTCTCGCCCGAAGAGCTCGACGTCATCCGCGCGCAGTTCGCCCGCGCGGGCGGCCCGCCGGTGGTCCTGCGGCCGCCGGACAAGAAGCCGCCGACGGCCGAGGACAAACTGCTCGTCTTCATGGGCATCTCCGGCGGCGTCGGGGCCGGCAAGGTCGCCGCGCTCCCGCTGGCCGGCGTCGCGATCCTCAACCCGGTCGTGCTGCCTGCGACGATCATCATCGGCCTCGGGGCCGGCTGGTGGATGGCCCGCACGCGCAAGCACGCGGCCGACAAGCAGCACATGAAGCAGTGGCTGGTCGAGGCCATCGCGGACGCCCGCTCGACGCTCGACCAGCTCGTCGCCGAGCAGCTCATCGAGGCCGAGCAGCAGCTGTCGATGGCGCTCGACGAGGCGCTGGGCCGGCGCATCGACGCGATCGAGGCCGAGCTGAAGGAAGTCGACAAGACGATCAAGATGGGTGCGCAGGAGCGGGCCAAGAAGATCGCCGTCGTGTCGAAGCGGCTCAAGGAGGTCAGCGACGGCCGCGAGCGCGCCGAAGCCTTCCTCACGCGCATCCGGGCACTGCGGGACAAAACCGCCTGA